The Deinococcus aerolatus region GGTAAACCGGCCCACACGCTTCTGCTTGCCGCGCACGTTCATGGTGCTGATGCCCACCACGGACACGTCGAAGGCGCGCTGGATGGCGCTCTTGATCTCGGTCTTGGTGGCCTTGGGGCTCACCCAGAACGAGTACACGCCGCGCTCCATGCCCGCGTAGGCCTTCTCGCTGATCACCGGCTGGTGGATGATGTCGTAGTAGCTCATGCAGCACCCTCTTCTTCAGCCTGCTCGTCCTGAGCGGGCTCCAGAGCCACGGCGTCAATCACGAGGCGGTCATGGCGCAGGATGTCGTAGGCGTTGAGGCCGGCGACGGCCAGCACAGTCACCCAGGGGACATTGCGCGCGGCCTGACGGGCCACGGCGTCGTCGGTCACGAGCAGCACGCTCTCTGTGCCGTTCATGCCGTTGTCGGCGGCCCAGGACACGAAGCCCTTGGTCTTGCCGTCCAGGCCGAAGCCGTCCACGGCCGTCAGCATGCCTTCCTGCTGGCGGTCCGAGAGGGCCATCGCCAGTCCGAGCTGACGCACCTTGCGGGGCAGGGTGTAGCCGTAGTTGCGGGGCTTGGGGCCGAAGGCCACGCCGCCGCCCACAAAGGTCGGAACAGTGCGGTCGCCGTGACGGGCGTTACCGGTGCCCTTCTGGCTGTACATCTTCTTGCCGGTGGCACTCACCTGCGCGCGGGTCTTGGTGCTCGCGGTGCCGCGGCGGCGGCTGGCAAGCTGCCAGGTCACCACTTCGTGCAGCAGGTTTGCGTTGGCTTCGGGCAGGTCCAGGCTGATCTGACGACCACCGTTCTGTCCGATGACGTTAATCTGCGCCATGTTTACTTGCCTCCCTTCGGCGTGCGGGTCTTGACGGCCTGACGCAGCACCACGAGCCCACCGTTGGCACCAGGGATTGCGCCCTTGACCAGGATCAGGTTCTCATCGGCACGCACCTCGACCACTTCCAGGTTCTGGACAGTGATCCGGTCGGTGCCCATGTGACCCGCCATTTTCTTGCCCTTGTACACGCGGCCGGGCGTCTTGCGCTGGCCGATGGAGCCGGGACGACGGTGCCACTTCTTGGTGCCGTGGCTGGCCGGACCGCCGGCAAAGTGCCAGCGCTTGATGACGCCCTGGAAGCCCTTGCCCTTGCTGGTGCCGGTGGCGTCGATCTTCTCGCCCTCGGCGAAGATGTCCACACTGACGGTGTCACCCTCGGGGTTGAAGTTGCGGAATTCACGCAGGAAGCGCACGGGGCTGACCCCGGCCTTCTTGAAGTGACCCATCGCCGGACGGTTGACCTTGCGCTCGGCCTTGGGAGCAAAGCCGATCTGCACGGCCTCGTACCCGTCGGTCTGGGCGGTCTTGCGCTGCACGACGGGGCAGGGACCCGCCAGCACAA contains the following coding sequences:
- a CDS encoding 50S ribosomal protein L23, which encodes MSYYDIIHQPVISEKAYAGMERGVYSFWVSPKATKTEIKSAIQRAFDVSVVGISTMNVRGKQKRVGRFTGTRNDRKKAVVRLAEGQRIEQLEGQA
- the rplD gene encoding 50S ribosomal protein L4, whose product is MAQINVIGQNGGRQISLDLPEANANLLHEVVTWQLASRRRGTASTKTRAQVSATGKKMYSQKGTGNARHGDRTVPTFVGGGVAFGPKPRNYGYTLPRKVRQLGLAMALSDRQQEGMLTAVDGFGLDGKTKGFVSWAADNGMNGTESVLLVTDDAVARQAARNVPWVTVLAVAGLNAYDILRHDRLVIDAVALEPAQDEQAEEEGAA
- the rplC gene encoding 50S ribosomal protein L3 encodes the protein MKGLLGTKIGMTQIWKGDRAVPVTVVLAGPCPVVQRKTAQTDGYEAVQIGFAPKAERKVNRPAMGHFKKAGVSPVRFLREFRNFNPEGDTVSVDIFAEGEKIDATGTSKGKGFQGVIKRWHFAGGPASHGTKKWHRRPGSIGQRKTPGRVYKGKKMAGHMGTDRITVQNLEVVEVRADENLILVKGAIPGANGGLVVLRQAVKTRTPKGGK